GTTTTGTCTCAATGTCGTCTTCAGGGTTACATTGTCTTAAATAGACCATGGGCTTTTGTGCAATGGCTGGAAAAAGCAATGATTGACGAAGAGTGAGTTTTCATTTAACCGATAAGACCATTCTTGTTTTATGTTCTTCCTTTTCATTATCTGAAAAGTTACTGCATTTTATGACTGATGCAGATACATTCTAATGGCTGAACCTGACCATGTATTTGTAAATCCTTTGCCTAACTTGGCTCGTGGAAAACATCCAGCAGggtttcctttcttttacattaaGCCGTCTGACCACGAGCATGTTATTAGGAAGTATTATCCTGAGGAGAAGGGTCCTGTGAAGAATATCGATCCAATTGGCAATTCTCCAGTGATTATTAGAACGGTATATCATTATGATTGTCATATAGCTTGTGTGGCACATTTTTTTGGAGCATAAATCACATTTcagatttttctcttttttcttttttttttgcattaatatttatacaaatttaaaGCATAATTTATTGGTTTATAATAGTCTGTGCTGGAGAAAATTGCACCTACATGGATGAATATTTCTTTGAGGATGAAAGATGACCCAGTGACTGACAAAGCATTTGGATGGGTGCTAGAAATGTGAGAAACTCTTCTTTTTTTGTtacattttgttttaattttgttctttTGGCTGATATAGCATTTTGACATGGGTGATCATTCAATTGAAACTTAGGTATGCATATGCTGTGGCATCTGCACTGCATGACGTGCACCACATACTTCATAAAGACTTCATGCTCCAGGTTTTAATACTACCCTATGAACCTTTTCTTTCTCTCTCAATGACCTTTAGCAACAATTTGAAGTTCAACTTCCATCTCTGTTTTGTTTTCAGCCACCATGGGATACGGAAGTAGGGAAGAAGTTTATAATCCATTATACTTACGGATGTGACTACAATTTGAAGGTACAACAACCATACAGGAAAAGCTGTCTCTCTTTATTGTTTCTGAATTCTATATGTAATCTTCAAGTTGTTTGCCACTTTAAGATGAAGTTTTGCCTACAAGTTCTTCACTCTGAGTTGGCATTACAGGGAGAATTAACGTATGGAAAGATTGGAGAATGGCGTTTCGATAAGAGATCGTACCTTAGTGGGCCTCCTCCAAGGAACCTCTCTTTGCCCCCTCCAGGTGTTCCTGAAAGTGTGGTAAGTTCATCCATTTGGGAAAATATAAATGTGGGTCATGTGGTAAATATATAAGTTGATAGACTGATCATTGACTAAAACAGCTCAAACCATACCCTAGAGcaagtttttcattttttaccatGCTCATTAGCCGGAGCTAGCTAATGGCAGTAATCATTGTCTCACTCATTTCTAGTTAATCAAACTGTCATTGTTGTTTGGTACTTCATTCAAATTATGTTGCAGATGCTAAAAGATTGAAGCATTATTTGGGAAATTATGATTTCTTATTTCAGTTCCGTTTTTTCAttattaaatttagttatcaaCTCAATGTTGTTGCTGATTTGTGACATAAAGTTGGTGATATTCGATGCTGGAAGTACTACTGAGTAGCAGCTTGGCACTAATATTCTGCTATTGCCTCAAACCATAATAGAAAAATCAGTCAATCATCCTATCCAGACTGTTTCCCCGAGTCTTGATGCCTATTTAAATAAACTCGGAAAATTAAATAGTTTCTCAACATAAACCTTTCTAGTTGCAAACAGTTTCTAATGTGATCTTTGCAATATCTGCAGGTGAGACTTGTGAAGATGGTGAACGAAGCTACAGAGAATATTCCCAATTGGGATACACTAAATCGTGGCTGAGATCTGATCTTACTAATCTGCGCATCCATTTTGACGCTGGTATCAATCTGCTTTCCAACTAGAGTTATGGACATGAAATACAGAGGTAGCTGAGACAGCAGTATACATAGAGAAAAGGGTATGTTTACAAGTTAAAGGAGGGATATATCATTTTTTTACACTTATATTTATAATCATGAAATGCCTTCTTTCATGTTAAGTATGATGTTGATTTATCGAATTTTTTCTTGTGAAGTTTTTCGGACTGTAAATCAATCATTGGGGTTGGTGTTGAAAACCTTTTTGGTTGATGAATGAAGCATGGCAATGCTTCTCTGTTTTTTAGCCTTTGCCACTTCGGAGTGTTGGGATATCTAAGTTGCACCTGCAGTATCTATTTCAATAGTCTAAATTGAT
This window of the Gossypium hirsutum isolate 1008001.06 chromosome A09, Gossypium_hirsutum_v2.1, whole genome shotgun sequence genome carries:
- the LOC107889291 gene encoding hydroxyproline O-arabinosyltransferase RDN1, whose protein sequence is MKRVSPLFLVLLVLGFFFATYNLLTMIIHYKTSTSEQWDLSNPFIQMPGNLMEGGGSKKYHVALTATDAPYSQWQCRIMYYWYKKVKEMPGSDMGKFTRILHSGKPDNLMEEIPTFVVDPLPQGLDRGYIVLNRPWAFVQWLEKAMIDEEYILMAEPDHVFVNPLPNLARGKHPAGFPFFYIKPSDHEHVIRKYYPEEKGPVKNIDPIGNSPVIIRTSVLEKIAPTWMNISLRMKDDPVTDKAFGWVLEMYAYAVASALHDVHHILHKDFMLQPPWDTEVGKKFIIHYTYGCDYNLKGELTYGKIGEWRFDKRSYLSGPPPRNLSLPPPGVPESVVRLVKMVNEATENIPNWDTLNRG